A stretch of Henckelia pumila isolate YLH828 chromosome 4, ASM3356847v2, whole genome shotgun sequence DNA encodes these proteins:
- the LOC140861389 gene encoding uncharacterized protein isoform X1: MGGGGAQSQSPTTAEEQYVKAKISVWWDIENCHVPKLCDPHMIAQNISSALVKMNYCGPVSISAYGDTTRISPSVQQALNSTGIALNHVPAGVKDASDKKILVDMLFWAVDNPAPANYLLISGDRDFSNALHQLRMRRYNILLAQPQKASAALVTAAKSVWLWTSLSAGGPALTNSESAQFVNNSHGYVSSSDSSLTDSIQANQPMDSFHESPHLGNQKFSNMGRGTDIKSKGKPNRRNITQPSMPRTSNSMSGTEEDYKDPCFIQMTYERPKHFSAPHDFPGPYNPKISIGGPGPTFAPGNFDSSWANSIHPRGSHQNQPHPVRANSLPVETLLTPVTSSATNQHWYPPNIMSQRPEAPNLASGPLTYMPDVANLSISELISNNKAHATQPKNGGDGKQSSVEAPNRSSLNGSQKGYNGQKKAQTSRFPHANQEIPPPLSSTSGITNITSGNEVQGTPGCPKPSKHTQSLIGVVLLALDTLKDEKIMPTEENVTDCIRYGDPRHRQTDVKKALACALEQQLVILQQLGNLQLYVGKNKKLWQCVNPMGGNAKQYPKTTWDEIQKFLSSSAGRCAVLDTQCRYEAATIMKKMCLSDLSLGEILQIMHMVINIKKWIIFNNQSGWKPIKITLAEISPDSGLEAAT, translated from the exons ATGGGAGGCGGAGGGGCGCAGTCGCAATCTCCGACGACGGCCGAGGAGCAGTATGTCAAAGCCAAAATCTCCGTGTGGTGGGACATAGAAAACTGCCATGTGCCCAAGCTCTGCGATCCGCACATGATCGCACAGAACATTAGTTCGGCGCTTGTGAAGATGAATTACTGCGGGCCGGTTTCGATTTCTGCATACGGAGATACCACCAGGATCTCGCCTTCAGTTCAGCAAGCGCTCAACAGCACGGGCATAGCCCTTAATCACGTCCCTGCTG gTGTTAAAGATGCCAGTGACAAGAAAATCCTGGTGGATATGTTGTTTTGGGCTGTCGACAATCCGGCTCCGGCCAATTATTTACTAATTTCTGGCGACCGAGATTTCTCGAACGCTCTGCACCAATTGCGCATGCGGCGGTACAATATTCTTCTAGCGCAGCCACAAAAAGCTTCTGCTGCCCTTGTTACTGCCGCGAAAAGTGTTTGGCTATGGACCAGCCTATCCGCCGGAGGGCCAGCACTTACAAATAGTGAATCTGCCCAATTTGTAAATAACAGTCATGGGTATGTGTCTAGCTCTGACTCCTCATTGACCGACTCCATTCAGGCAAACCAACCCATGGATTCTTTCCATGAAAGTCCCCATTTGGGAAATCAGAAGTTCTCAAATATGGGAAGAGGAACTGACATAAAGAGCAAAGGAAAACCAAATCGTAGAAATATTACTCAACCTAGTATGCCAAGAACCTCGAATTCTATGTCCGGGACTGAAGAAGATTATAAAGATCCCTGCTTTATTCAAATGACATATGAGCGCCCTAAGCATTTCAGTGCTCCCCACGATTTCCCTGGTCCTTATAATCCGAAAATTTCCATTGGTGGACCAGGACCCACTTTTGCACCTGGTAACTTTGATTCTTCTTGGGCCAATAGTATTCACCCACGTGGCTCTCATCAGAATCAACCTCATCCGGTTAGGGCAAATAGTCTTCCAGTTGAAACTTTATTGACGCCTGTTACCTCATCGGCAACTAATCAGCATTGGTATCCTCCTAATATAATGTCTCAACGGCCTGAGGCACCAAACTTGGCCTCAGGTCCTCTTACATATATGCCTGATGTTGCgaatctgagcatctcggagcTTATAAGTAATAACAAGGCTCATGCAACACAACCAAAGAATGGAGGAGATGGAAAACAATCTTCTGTTGAGGCTCCGAACCGCAGTAGCCTAAATGGTTCTCAAAAAGGATATAACGGGCAAAAGAAAGCACAGACCAGCAGGTTCCCACATGCTAATCAAGAGATTCCACCACCATTGTCATCTACATCTGGAATCACAAACATCACTAGTGGTAATGAAGTGCAGGGAACCCCAGGATGCCCCAAGCCTTCCAAACATACACAAAGTCTAATTGGAGTAGTCCTACTTGCTTTAGACACCCTTAAAGATGAGAAGATTATGCCCACCGAGGAAAATGTTACTGATTGCATTAGATATGGAGACCCTCGACATCGGCAAACTGACGTTAAGAAAGCTTTAGCTTGTGCCCTCGAGCAGCAGTTGGTAATACTGCAGCAACTAGGTAACCTACAGTTATATGTTGGGAAAAACAAAAAACTGTGGCAATGTGTGAATCCTATGGGTGGTAATGCAAAACAGTATCCTAAAACAACATGGGATGAAATCCAGAAATTTCTTTCATCCTCAGCAGGGAGATGTGCCGTATTGGATACTCAATGCAG GTACGAGGCGGCAACAATTATGAAAAAGATGTGCTTAAGTGATCTTTCTTTGGGAGAAATACTCCAGATCATGCACATGGTAATCAacatcaagaaatggattataTTTAATAATCAATCCGGTTGGAAACCAATTAAGATTACACTTGCAGAGATCAGCCCTGATTCAGGGTTGGAAGCTGCTACATAA
- the LOC140861389 gene encoding uncharacterized protein isoform X2, with protein sequence MGGGGAQSQSPTTAEEQYVKAKISVWWDIENCHVPKLCDPHMIAQNISSALVKMNYCGPVSISAYGDTTRISPSVQQALNSTGIALNHVPAGVKDASDKKILVDMLFWAVDNPAPANYLLISGDRDFSNALHQLRMRRYNILLAQPQKASAALVTAAKSVWLWTSLSAGGPALTNSESAQFVNNSHGYVSSSDSSLTDSIQANQPMDSFHESPHLGNQKFSNMGRGTDIKSKGKPNRRNITQPSMPRTSNSMSGTEEDYKDPCFIQMTYERPKHFSAPHDFPGPYNPKISIGGPGPTFAPGNFDSSWANSIHPRGSHQNQPHPVRANSLPVETLLTPVTSSATNQHWYPPNIMSQRPEAPNLASGPLTYMPDVANLSISELISNNKAHATQPKNGGDGKQSSVEAPNRSSLNGSQKGYNGQKKAQTSRFPHANQEIPPPLSSTSGITNITSGNEVQGTPGCPKPSKHTQSLIGVVLLALDTLKDEKIMPTEENVTDCIRYGDPRHRQTDVKKALACALEQQLVILQQLGNLQLYVGKNKKLWQCVNPMGGNAKQYPKTTWDEIQKFLSSSAGRCAVLDTQCRYEAATIMKKMCLSDLSLGEILQIMHMV encoded by the exons ATGGGAGGCGGAGGGGCGCAGTCGCAATCTCCGACGACGGCCGAGGAGCAGTATGTCAAAGCCAAAATCTCCGTGTGGTGGGACATAGAAAACTGCCATGTGCCCAAGCTCTGCGATCCGCACATGATCGCACAGAACATTAGTTCGGCGCTTGTGAAGATGAATTACTGCGGGCCGGTTTCGATTTCTGCATACGGAGATACCACCAGGATCTCGCCTTCAGTTCAGCAAGCGCTCAACAGCACGGGCATAGCCCTTAATCACGTCCCTGCTG gTGTTAAAGATGCCAGTGACAAGAAAATCCTGGTGGATATGTTGTTTTGGGCTGTCGACAATCCGGCTCCGGCCAATTATTTACTAATTTCTGGCGACCGAGATTTCTCGAACGCTCTGCACCAATTGCGCATGCGGCGGTACAATATTCTTCTAGCGCAGCCACAAAAAGCTTCTGCTGCCCTTGTTACTGCCGCGAAAAGTGTTTGGCTATGGACCAGCCTATCCGCCGGAGGGCCAGCACTTACAAATAGTGAATCTGCCCAATTTGTAAATAACAGTCATGGGTATGTGTCTAGCTCTGACTCCTCATTGACCGACTCCATTCAGGCAAACCAACCCATGGATTCTTTCCATGAAAGTCCCCATTTGGGAAATCAGAAGTTCTCAAATATGGGAAGAGGAACTGACATAAAGAGCAAAGGAAAACCAAATCGTAGAAATATTACTCAACCTAGTATGCCAAGAACCTCGAATTCTATGTCCGGGACTGAAGAAGATTATAAAGATCCCTGCTTTATTCAAATGACATATGAGCGCCCTAAGCATTTCAGTGCTCCCCACGATTTCCCTGGTCCTTATAATCCGAAAATTTCCATTGGTGGACCAGGACCCACTTTTGCACCTGGTAACTTTGATTCTTCTTGGGCCAATAGTATTCACCCACGTGGCTCTCATCAGAATCAACCTCATCCGGTTAGGGCAAATAGTCTTCCAGTTGAAACTTTATTGACGCCTGTTACCTCATCGGCAACTAATCAGCATTGGTATCCTCCTAATATAATGTCTCAACGGCCTGAGGCACCAAACTTGGCCTCAGGTCCTCTTACATATATGCCTGATGTTGCgaatctgagcatctcggagcTTATAAGTAATAACAAGGCTCATGCAACACAACCAAAGAATGGAGGAGATGGAAAACAATCTTCTGTTGAGGCTCCGAACCGCAGTAGCCTAAATGGTTCTCAAAAAGGATATAACGGGCAAAAGAAAGCACAGACCAGCAGGTTCCCACATGCTAATCAAGAGATTCCACCACCATTGTCATCTACATCTGGAATCACAAACATCACTAGTGGTAATGAAGTGCAGGGAACCCCAGGATGCCCCAAGCCTTCCAAACATACACAAAGTCTAATTGGAGTAGTCCTACTTGCTTTAGACACCCTTAAAGATGAGAAGATTATGCCCACCGAGGAAAATGTTACTGATTGCATTAGATATGGAGACCCTCGACATCGGCAAACTGACGTTAAGAAAGCTTTAGCTTGTGCCCTCGAGCAGCAGTTGGTAATACTGCAGCAACTAGGTAACCTACAGTTATATGTTGGGAAAAACAAAAAACTGTGGCAATGTGTGAATCCTATGGGTGGTAATGCAAAACAGTATCCTAAAACAACATGGGATGAAATCCAGAAATTTCTTTCATCCTCAGCAGGGAGATGTGCCGTATTGGATACTCAATGCAG GTACGAGGCGGCAACAATTATGAAAAAGATGTGCTTAAGTGATCTTTCTTTGGGAGAAATACTCCAGATCATGCACATG GTGTAG